The Prunus persica cultivar Lovell chromosome G8, Prunus_persica_NCBIv2, whole genome shotgun sequence genome includes a region encoding these proteins:
- the LOC18767827 gene encoding NADH dehydrogenase [ubiquinone] iron-sulfur protein 8, mitochondrial, whose product MAAILARKSLQALRARQLAVPGQALQGSYYYGPRSSSHYFSTIKEDEEREQLAKEISKDWSSVFERSINTLFLTEMVRGLMLTLKYFFEKKVTINYPFEKGPLSPRFRGEHALRRYPTGEERCIACKLCEAICPAQAITIEAEEREDGSRRTTRYDIDMTKCIYCGFCQEACPVDAIVEGPNFEFSTETHEELLYDKEKLLENGDRWETEIAENLRSESLYR is encoded by the exons GCTGTACCAGGGCAAGCCTTGCAGGGTTCTTACTACTATGGACCGCGTTCCAGTTCACATTACTTCTCCACTATAAAAG AGgatgaggagagagagcaaCTCGCAAAGGAGATTTCGAAGGACTGGAGTTCTG TCTTTGAGCGAAGCATAAACACATTGTTCCTCACTGAAATGGTTCGAGGTCTGATGCTGACGCTTAAGTacttttttgagaaaaaagttACT ATCAATTATCCATTTGAGAAGGGCCCTTTGAGTCCTCGTTTTCGTGGTGAACATGCCCTACGGCGATATCCTACGGGAGAAGAGCGTTGCATTGCATGCAAACTTTGCGAAGCT ATATGTCCGGCGCAGGCAATCACAATTGAGGCTGAGGAACGAGAAGATGGTAGCCGTAGGACTACTAG GTATGACATTGACATGACAAAGTGCATCTACTGTGGATTCTGTCAAGAGGCATGCCCTGTTGATGCCATTGTAGAAGGACCgaactttgaattttcaaCAGAGACTCATGAG GAGCTTCTTTACGACAAAGAAAAGCTGCTCGAGAATGGAGACCGATGGGAGACTGAGATTGCTGAGAACCTCAGATCTGAAAGCCTCTACCGCTGA